A portion of the Fulvia fulva chromosome 1, complete sequence genome contains these proteins:
- a CDS encoding Serine/threonine-protein phosphatase 2A activator 1, whose amino-acid sequence MTFLMATIKPLPTLGQLDDIALHKFETPSKKINDGDDLAFFFTSTAYRDITQWLLQLNRAIFPIKRADGKTDACVLDKLPELSSAVLKIRQLLADLSKLIEEAPPDTGPRRFGNVAFRKWYALAEDCTSALLDNHLDFVLHRVHHDEQRLGGKDELQAYLLGSFGSAQRLDNGTGHELSFLAFLACLWKLGVFEVGEERAIVVGIIQPYLDLVRRLIVTYTLEPAGSHGVWGLDDHSFLPYIFGSAQLGPAIAEDDHTSLAPTEGCLPGAPSPSSVADKTMVVDFKDSNMYFSAIQFIHDVKKGPFWEHSPTLYNISGITAGWGKINKGMLKMYAAEVLGKFPVVQHFPFGSLFQWEKDPQATAAPSSVHSQQQPLQSKDVPPAVTNTPGTTAPWAKSGSAAMSQMQASTGMPSTRAPWASSSGGPGRPMPASNMGMPATGTAAPWANTQRMPAQGMAPTAAPWAKKNTTR is encoded by the coding sequence ATGACCTTTCTTATGGCTACCATCAAACCCTTGCCAACTCTGGGGCAGCTCGATGACATCGCGCTACACAAGTTTGAGACTCCATCGAAGAAGATCAACGATGGAGATGACCTGGCCTTCTTCTTTACGTCGACTGCCTATCGGGACATTACACAATGGCTATTACAGCTCAACAGAGCAATCTTTCCGATTAAGCGAGCAGATGGCAAGACCGATGCTTGTGTTCTTGACAAACTCCCGGAACTCTCGTCAGCTGTCCTGAAGATTCGACAGCTCCTGGCCGATCTTTCAAAGCTGATCGAGGAAGCGCCACCAGACACAGGACCACGAAGATTTGGAAATGTCGCCTTTCGGAAATGGTATGCACTGGCCGAGGATTGTACATCAGCACTTCTGGATAACCACCTGGACTTTGTGCTACATCGAGTGCACCACGACGAACAGCGACTTGGAGGGAAAGACGAGCTCCAAGCCTATCTGCTGGGCAGCTTTGGAAGTGCGCAACGACTAGACAATGGCACGGGGCATGAGCTCAGCTTTCTTGCCTTTTTAGCATGCCTATGGAAGCTAGGCGTCTTCGAGGTTGGCGAGGAGCGCGCGATTGTGGTAGGCATCATTCAGCCATACCTCGATCTTGTTCGTCGACTTATCGTGACCTACACCTTGGAGCCAGCAGGATCGCATGGCGTCTGGGGCCTTGACGACCATAGCTTCCTGCCTTATATTTTCGGTTCAGCACAGCTCGGACCCGCCATCGCAGAGGATGACCACACTTCACTCGCACCCACCGAAGGGTGCCTGCCAGGAGCTCCTTCGCCATCCTCTGTGGCCGACAAGACCATGGTAGTAGACTTCAAAGACTCGAACATGTACTTTTCCGCCATACAATTCATTCACGATGTCAAGAAAGGACCATTCTGGGAGCATTCGCCTACACTTTACAACATTAGTGGCATCACGGCTGGCTGGGGCAAAATCAACAAGGGCATGCTCAAAATGTACGCCGCAGAGGTCTTGGGCAAGTTCCCAGTGGTGCAGCATTTTCCATTTGGGAGTCTTTTCCAATGGGAGAAGGACCCGCAAGCGACTGCAGCACCGTCAAGTGTACATTCACAGCAGCAACCACTGCAAAGCAAGGATGTACCACCAGCGGTGACAAATACGCCTGGTACTACAGCTCCTTGGGCAAAATCTGGCAGTGCTGCAATGTCCCAAATGCAAGCAAGCACCGGTATGCCTTCGACTAGAGCTCCGTGGGCGTCATCGAGTGGTGGTCCAGGGAGGCCAATGCCGGCATCGAACATGGGCATGCCGGCCACGGGTACGGCAGCGCCTTGGGCGAATACCCAGCGAATGCCTGCTCAAGGAATGGCGCCAACAGCAGCTCCTTGGGCCAAGAAGAATACGACGAGATGA
- a CDS encoding Sulfite reductase [NADPH] flavoprotein component has product MHNPIAPIAASGSSAMHSDSKQATTAPFGQTVALKSISGPTYITAQTLVQQVAYALSDKLFSFSPETFDLDKAAIRWSQEGSRNGYGDVTGVQQLQTRSGAGALALGYMFSPDFDLAKRAVPQSIIASAGSLDFLRGSLDQLSLLYDVANPTALQVAAVEYEAGKGFVTDYVSSLNIAEELGLGLVSSKSAYEVQHMSLLALLMSNALPAIHAYDGITVGRETTRVVDVLGTEALKRTYDSVLEVVREDLGSKRFTHEGKMSKLLLAFNAELGTEYKAFEYHGHEQADHVLVVFGTVEGSLTAQVADALAERGVKVGVINVRIYRPFIEEDFLLALPASAQQVTVLGQVKGQAGVQDHSVTSSLYADVLAAVNFGSVSSGRAPAVYDVKYARETVWTVAKVENLLRRLGAKSGDAMDIDSPLNLTSKDTKQYTFWDVDASKSVTAPVLLGQLLSDDSAQNVAVRTGHDNLVQGGVVRSDIRTSSKSIEAPYSVKDADVVVVGSDKLLKEYNIISSIKEGGIVLLKAAGWKDEDAEKKLSTPVRKAIATKHLSLYVLDPAKISKVEEDSELESYLLQLAFLKLAKAELFESGLKKLKTSAAGDVLDTLSQQLEEALKQVEVPEHWLTVELEENEAVPDTKDLNVNSYASFEDLDEDVPTELHDWKVAAKGLAFKEAYGTTTALRPELTVKTAVATVKEHRRLTPETYDRNIFHIEFDLGNSGVKYEIGEALGIHAENDKTEVETFIKWYGLNPEEIVEVPSREDPSVFENRTVYQAMMQNVDIFGRPPKRFYEALAEFADDDKEKTELLLLGTGGNQEAQQEFKRRAEVDTVTYADVLLDFPSAHPSFHEIVRIVAPMKRREYSIASSQKVTPNSVSLLIVTVNWVDPKGRDRFGQATRYLNGLPVGAKVTVSVKPSVMKLPPKTTQPIIMAGLGTGLAPFRAFVQERAWQRDQGMPIGDVFLYMGSRHQREEYLYGEEWEAYQDAGIITLLGCAFSRDQPQKIYIQDRMRETLSDIRRTYLKEEGAFYLCGPTWPVPDVTNVLEEAVEVQAKAEGRKKVSGAKEIERLKEELRYVLEVY; this is encoded by the coding sequence ATGCACAATCCCATCGCGCCAATCGCTGCGTCCGGGTCGTCGGCGATGCACTCGGACTCGAAGCAGGCGACGACGGCACCTTTTGGTCAGACTGTTGCTTTGAAGAGCATTTCTGGCCCGACGTATATTACGGCGCAGACTCTTGTGCAGCAGGTCGCGTATGCACTTAGCGATAAATTGTTCTCCTTCAGCCCGGAGACTTTCGACCTTGATAAGGCTGCGATACGATGGAGTCAAGAGGGGAGCAGGAATGGATACGGCGATGTTACGGGCGTGCAGCAGCTGCAGACGAGGAGTGGTGCAGGAGCGTTGGCGTTGGGGTATATGTTCTCGCCGGACTTTGATCTGGCGAAACGAGCGGTGCCGCAGAGCATCATTGCTTCCGCTGGATCGCTGGATTTTCTGCGAGGGAGTCTCGATCAGTTGAGTCTCCTGTACGACGTCGCGAACCCCACGGCGTTGCAGGTTGCGGCTGTGGAGTATGAGGCTGGCAAGGGCTTTGTGACGGACTATGTCAGCTCGCTGAATATTGCGGAAGAGCTGGGACTCGGGCTGGTGAGCAGTAAGAGCGCGTATGAGGTGCAGCATATGAGTCTGCTGGCGCTGTTGATGAGCAATGCGCTCCCGGCTATTCATGCGTACGATGGGATTACGGTGGGGAGGGAGACGACGAGGGTTGTGGATGTGTTGGGCACGGAGGCGTTGAAGAGGACGTATGATAGTGTGCTGGAGGTGGTGAGGGAGGATCTGGGGAGTAAGAGGTTCACGCATGAGGGCAAGATGAGTAAATTGCTGCTGGCTTTCAATGCGGAGTTGGGCACGGAGTACAAGGCGTTCGAATACCATGGACACGAGCAGGCGGATCATGTCCTGGTCGTCTTCGGCACGGTTGAGGGAAGCCTTACGGCGCAGGTTGCGGATGCGCTGGCTGAGCGGGGTGTCAAGGTTGGTGTGATCAATGTGAGGATCTACAGGCCTTTCATTGAGGAGGACTTCCTCCTGGCTCTACCAGCAAGCGCACAGCAGGTTACTGTCCTTGGACAGGTCAAGGGTCAGGCTGGTGTGCAGGATCACAGCGTTACGAGCAGTCTTTATGCGGATGTCCTGGCTGCTGTTAACTTTGGCAGTGTTTCTTCTGGGCGGGCACCGGCTGTGTACGATGTGAAGTACGCCCGCGAGACGGTGTGGACCGTGGCTAAGGTCGAGAATCTCCTCCGACGACTGGGTGCTAAGTCTGGCGATGCTATGGACATTGATTCGCCGCTGAACCTGACATCGAAGGATACCAAGCAGTACACCTTCTGGGATGTCGACGCCAGCAAGAGCGTCACGGCTCCCGTCTTGCTCGGACAACTACTTTCGGACGATAGCGCACAGAATGTGGCTGTTCGCACTGGTCACGACAACCTTGTGCAGGGAGGTGTTGTTCGAAGCGACATTCGCACATCGTCGAAGAGCATCGAGGCTCCGTACAGTGTCAAAGATGCCGATGTTGTCGTTGTTGGCAGTGATAAGCTCCTGAAGGAGTACAATATCATCAGCAGCATCAAGGAGGGTGGTATCGTGCTGCTCAAGGCTGCTGGTTGGAAGGACGAAGATGCTGAGAAGAAGCTCTCGACGCCAGTGAGGAAGGCTATCGCTACCAAGCACCTTTCGCTATACGTTCTTGATCCTGCGAAGATCTCCAAGGTTGAGGAGGACAGTGAGCTGGAATCGTATCTGCTCCAGCTTGCTTTCCTCAAGCTGGCCAAGGCAGAGCTTTTCGAGTCTGGCTTGAAGAAGCTGAAGACGTCCGCTGCTGGCGACGTTCTGGACACTCTTTCACAGCAGCTCGAGGAGGCTCTCAAGCAAGTCGAGGTTCCAGAGCACTGGCTCACCGTTGAGCTCGAGGAGAACGAGGCCGTTCCAGATACCAAGGATCTCAACGTCAACAGCTACGCTTCGTTCGAAGACCTTGACGAAGATGTTCCGACTGAGCTGCACGACTGGAAGGTCGCTGCCAAGGGTCTTGCTTTCAAGGAGGCTTACGGCACGACTACTGCTCTCCGACCAGAACTCACTGTCAAGACTGCCGTTGCTACCGTCAAGGAGCACAGACGACTCACACCAGAGACCTACGACCGTAACATCTTCCACATCGAGTTCGATCTGGGTAACAGTGGTGTCAAGTACGAGATCGGTGAGGCTCTCGGCATTCACGCCGAGAACGACAAGACTGAAGTCGAGACCTTCATCAAGTGGTACGGCCTCAACCCAGAGGAGATTGTCGAAGTTCCGTCTCGCGAGGATCCTTCTGTCTTCGAGAACCGCACCGTCTACCAAGCGATGATGCAAAACGTCGACATCTTCGGTCGTCCACCAAAGCGTTTCTACGAGGCTCTCGCCGAGTTCGCCGACGATGACAAGGAGAAGACCGAACTGCTTCTCCTCGGTACCGGCGGCAACCAAGAAGCCCAGCAAGAATTCAAGCGCCGCGCCGAAGTCGACACCGTAACCTACGCTGATGTCCTCCTCGACTTCCCATCCGCACACCCCAGCTTCCACGAAATCGTCCGCATCGTCGCACCAATGAAACGCCGCGAGTACTCCATCGCCTCGTCTCAAAAGGTCACACCCAACAGCGTCAGCCTCCTCATCGTCACCGTCAACTGGGTCGACCCCAAGGGCCGCGATCGCTTCGGTCAAGCCACCCGCTACCTCAACGGCTTGCCCGTCGGCGCCAAGGTCACCGTCTCCGTCAAGCCTTCCGTCATGAAGCTCCCACCAAAGACAACCCAACCCATCATTATGGCCGGTCTCGGCACAGGTCTCGCCCCCTTCCGCGCTTTCGTCCAGGAACGCGCATGGCAGCGCGACCAGGGTATGCCCATCGGCGACGTCTTCCTCTACATGGGCTCTCGCCACCAGCGGGAAGAATACCTCTACGGCGAAGAATGGGAGGCGTACCAAGATGCCGGCATTATCACGCTCCTCGGCTGCGCTTTCTCCCGTGATCAGCCGCAGAAAATTTATATCCAGGACCGCATGCGTGAGACATTGTCGGATATCCGACGGACATATTTGAAGGAGGAGGGCGCGTTTTATCTTTGCGGGCCGACGTGGCCCGTGCCGGATGTGACGAATGTGTTGGAGGAGGCGGTGGAGGTGCAGGCGAAGGCTGAGGGGAGGAAGAAGGTTAGTGGTGCTAAGGAGATTGAGAGGTTGAAGGAGGAGTTGAGGTATGTCCTTGAGGTTTATTAG
- a CDS encoding L-fucose-proton symporter — MAGGGMPTDAPGVAGGYLTGKKLIYPLCLVISLFFLWGFSYGLLDVLNKHFQTVLGVTRLESTGLQVMYFGGGYLVFSPIAAEVLKRRGYRFTIIMGLCLYSLGAIMFWPTAHFSSPSNEKAAFGGFLVCTWVIACGLATLETSANSYAVVIGHPATASARLQFCQSWNGVASFIGPLIASKAFFSGENQNSLTNVQYVYLAVACAGAAVGILFFFSKLPEVAEAKVRSASIVAADSEELGIDQYGNTFAQRPLYKEYTMIFGFIAQFAYVGAQVTCATFFINYATEAATYTTAQASNMLSYALIVFTVGRFVATALATVFESNFILTVYACCAIALTAYVSNGTGNAGVGVLITIFFFMAPMYPTIFTLGTANLGKNTRRGAGILVMGVSGGAVFPPIQGAIADAASTKISYLVPMVGFIVVLMFAAVSWVQHGYHFLRVKGENIVAASLEGGALGGVVQTVHYDERKLSVADAEAIRNSSLGGARLNTVTGGYNINTEKNGERIRSSSISGAHVETVDHSYKLKM, encoded by the exons ATGGCAGGCGGTGGCATGCCCACAGATGCCCCTGGCGTTGCTGGGGGTTACCTCACCGGCAAGAAATTGATCTACCCTCTCTGTCTGGTCATCTCGCTCTTCTTCCTCTGGGGCTTCTCCTACGGTCTCCTCGAT GTCCTGAACAAGCACTTCCAAACGGTCCTCGGCGTCACCCGTCTCGAATCTACCGGTCTCCAGGTCATGTACTTCGGTGGCGGTTACCTCGTCTTCTCGCCGATCGCCGCTGAGGTCCTGAAGCGCAGAGGCTACCGCTTCACGATCATCATGGGACTCTGCCTCTACTCTCTCGGCGCCATCATGTTCTGGCCCACTGCACATTTTTCATCGCCATCGAATGAGAAGGCAGCTTTCGGCGGCTTCCTGGTCTGCACCTGGGTCATCGCTTGCGGTCTTGCAACTCTTGAAACCTCCGCCAACAGCTACGCTGTCGTCATCGGACACCCTGCCACGGCATCTGCCAGGCTTCAGTTCTGTCAATCGTGGAATGGCGTCGCTTCCTTCATTGGACCACTGATCGCATCCAAGGCTTTCTTCTCCGGCGAGAACCAGAACTCCCTCACAAACGTCCAGTACGTCTACCTCGCTGTAGCTTGCGCAGGTGCCGCCGTCGGTATCCTGTTCTTCTTCAGCAAGCTCCCAGAAGTCGCCGAGGCCAAGGTCCGCTCCGCATCTATCGTTGCAGCTGATTCCGAAGAGCTCGGTATCGACCAGTATGGCAACACCTTCGCCCAGCGACCACTTTACAAGGAGTACACGATGATCTTCGGCTTTATCGCCCAGTTCGCCTATGTCGGTGCTCAGGTCACTTGTGCGACTTTCTTCATCAACTACGCTACCGAGGCTGCTACCTACACCACTGCCCAGGCTTCCAACATGCTGTCATATGCGCTGATCGTCTTCACCGTTGGTCGATTCGTGGCTACCGCTTTGGCCACCGTCTTCGAGTCCAACTTCATCCTGACAGTGTACGCTTGCTGCGCTATCGCTCTGACTGCGTACGTCTCCAACGGTACTGGCAATGCTGGTGTTGGTGTTCTTATCACCATCTTCTTCTTCATGGCGCCGATGTACCCAACTATCTTCACCCTCGGAACTGCCAACCTTGGCAAGAACACTCGTCGCGGAGCCGGTATCCTGGTTATGGGAGTCTCTGGCGGAGCTGTCTTCCCTCCAATCCAGGGCGCCATCGCCGACGCCGCCTCCACCAAAATCTCCTACCTCGTCCCCATGGTCGGCTTCATCGTTGTTCTGATGTTCGCCGCCGTCTCTTGGGTTCAACACGGCTACCACTTCCTCCGCGTCAAGGGCGAGAACATCGTCGCCGCCTCCCTCGAAGGCGGTGCCCTCGGTGGAGTCGTCCAGACAGTCCACTACGACGAGCGCAAGCTCTCTGTCGCTGACGCAGAGGCGATCCGCAACTCTAGCCTTGGCGGCGCACGTCTCAACACCGTCACTGGAGGGTACAATATCAACACTGAGAAGAATGGCGAGCGCATTCGGTCGTCGAGTATCAGTGGTGCGCATGTGGAGACTGTGGATCATAGCTATAAGCTTAAGATGTAG
- a CDS encoding Smr domain-containing protein produces MGDTFARLEILSQAEYCPPLDPALLSAIVSDFDLNVESNVQEARAILEPLKESALVEEAAGFDASGTGGARDGELLNATRPDSCPGTSTSLSRETDLTSLSNDVSSIDLQSEGSSTPIHGDIAEDLENADEETKIVRLEAVLQDRVSRQKIQYTLRKCNGKWHAAFDELLNHIWLDEAENSEDGSRIAAKGIDAFSEENIAKRGRKKKTKANKVRYLDETRSSSLPSPTESPAGPVNQWQDSNMGIEYITSRTGLSFSSVASIYYKHSASLAQTIGAVLKDNLNAKPELENDPIIAVNVHDLGTEFPTIAFEYRTALVRLTHPSTAAAHELAKALTTRPTGTTGGIKIVPNYVRPKIDDSDYDDRTVSRSSLDASPIDGSSSADRASAYAAARSAALSQAYAAHRRAKSDRLMGGAAAYYGQVGRDYAALSSKASAAAADQLAASQSTRNQLDLHGVDVLNGVRISQQRVEQWWTNLGEHRVDGRRGADERQAGYNIVVGLGRHSEGGRSKLGPAVSKALRNAGWRIEQTGAVIVVRGKARG; encoded by the exons ATGGGTGATACTTTTGCCAGACTCGAG ATCTTGTCGCAGGCTGAATACT GCCCACCTCTCGACCCTGCCCTGTTATCTGCGATCGTGTCCGACTTTGACTTGAATGTAGAGAGTAACGTTCAAGAAGCAAGAGCCATCCTCGAGCCTTTGAAAGAGTCGGCACTGGTAGAGGAAGCGGCAGGCTTCGACGCGTCTGGTACTGGAGGTGCTCGAGATGGAGAGCTTCTCAACGCGACTCGACCTGATTCATGTCCTGGAACAAGCACATCACTGTCGCGCGAGACAGACTTGACCAGCTTGTCAAATGATGTCTCGTCCATTGACCTGCAAAGCGAGGGAAGCAGCACACCTATACATGGCGACATAGCTGAAGACCTGGAGAATGCGGATGAAGAGACGAAGATTGTGCGATTGGAGGCAGTATTGCAAGATCGCGTCAGCCGGCAGAAGATACAATATACCCTGAGGAAGTGCAACGGCAAATGGCATGCGGCGTTCGATGAGCTGCTGAACCACATATGGCTTGACGAGGCAGAGAACAGCGAGGACGGATCGCGCATAGCGGCTAAGGGCATTGATGCATTCTCAGAGGAGAACATAGCGAAGAGAGGTCGCAAGAAAAAGACCAAGGCGAACAAAGTCAGATACCTCGACGAGACACGATCGAGTTCCTTGCCCTCGCCAACGGAGTCACCTGCTGGGCCAGTGAATCAGTGGCAGGACTCGAACATGGGCATCGAATACATTACCAGCCGGACAGGACTGAGTTTCTCCTCGGTGGCTTCAATCTACTATAAGCATTCTGCATCGCTTGCTCAGACCATTGGAGCGGTACTCAAGGACAACCTGAATGCGAAGCCTGAGCTCGAGAACGATCCCATCATAGCAGTCAACGTGCATGATCTGGGCACCGAGTTTCCGACGATAGCATTCGAGTACAGGACAGCCCTTGTTCGCTTGACACATCCATCGACAGCGGCAGCACATGAGCTTGCCAAAGCTTTGACGACCCGGCCTACCGGCACCACTGGCGGCATCAAGATAGTACCAAATTATGTCAGACCCAAGATCGACGACTCGGACTACGACGACAGAACAGTGTCAAGGTCATCACTAGATGCCTCACCCATTGATGGATCAAGCTCAGCCGACCGTGCGTCTGCATACGCTGCAGCTAGGAGCGCAGCACTATCGCAAGCGTACGCCGCTCACCGAAGGGCGAAGTCGGACCGCCTCATGGGAGGTGCCGCTGCATACTACGGTCAAGTCGGTCGCGACTACGCAGCGCTATCATCGAAAGCCTCCGCGGCAGCAGCAGACCAACTAGCAGCGTCCCAATCAACAAGAAACCAGCTGGACCTCCACGGCGTCGACGTTCTGAATGGTGTTAGAATCTCCCAGCAGAGAGTTGAGCAATGGTGGACCAATCTTGGAGAGCATCGTGTTGATGGAAGAAGGGGGGCTGATGAACGACAGGCTGGGTACAACATTGTGGTTGGGCTGGGGCGGCATAGCGAAGGTGGAAGGAGTAAGCTTGGTCCAGCTGTGAGTAAGGCTCTCAGGAATGCTGGCTGGAGGATTGAGCAGACTGGTGCTGTCATTGTGGTTAGAGGGAAGGCTAGGGGTTGA
- a CDS encoding Pyruvate kinase, whose translation MGDSLVHQEYGRTRVQWLASLNTEYNPPNQFRRTSIICTIGPKTNSAEKINMLRQAGLNVVRMNFSHGSYDYHQSVIDNARKAEKELEGRPVAIALDTKGPEIRTGNTPGDEDIPISAGTEINITTDEKYATESDNKNMYVDYKNITKVIEKGRIIYVDDGVLAFEVLEVVDEKTLKCKTINNGKISSKKGVNLPKTDVDLPALSEKDKADLRFGVKNNVDMVFASFIRRKEDILAIREVLGEDGKDIQIIAKIENQQGVNNFDEILKVTDGVMVARGDLGIEIPPAQVFIAQKMMITKCNIAGKPVICATQMLESMTYNPRPTRAEVSDVGNAVLDGADCVMLSGETAKGNYPKEAVTMMSDTCLLAEVAIPYINAFDELKQLAPRPVPTTESVAMAAVSSSLEQNAGAILVLTTSGSTARLLSKYRPVCPIIMVTRNASASRYSHLYRGVYPFHYAQEKPDFTKTPWQEDVDARLKWGIKNAIRLGVLKKGDAVVCVQGWRGGMGHTNTIRVVPAEDDLGLDQNA comes from the exons ATGGGTGATTCGCTCGTTCACCAGGAGTATGGCCGCACTCGTGTGCAATGGCTCGCCTCGCTCAACACCGAGTACAACCCTCCCAACCAGTTCCGCCGGACGAGCATCATTTGCACAATCG GCCCAAAGACCAACTCTGCTGAGAAGATCAACATGCTCCGCCAAGCAGGTCTCAACGTTGTGCGCATGAACTTCTCCCACGGCAGCTACGACTACCACCAATCCGTCATCGACAACGCCCGCAAGGCCGAGAAAGAGCTCGAAGGCCGTCCCGTCGCCATCGCCCTCGACACCAAGGGCCCCGAGATCCGAACAGGCAACACACCCGGTGACGAGGACATTCCCATCTCCGCCGGCACCGAGATCAACATTACCACCGACGAGAAGTACGCCACTGAGAGCGACAACAAGAACATGTACGTCGACTACAAGAACATCACAAAGGTCATTGAGAAGGGACGCATCATCTATGTGGATGACGGTGTTCTTGCGTTTGAGGTGTTGGAGGTTGTGGATGAGAAGACGCTGAAGTGCAAGACGATCAACAATGGCAAGATTAGCAGCAAGAAGGGTGTGAATCTTCCAAAGACGGATGTTGATCTCCCTGCTCTGTCAGAGAAGGACAAGGCAGATCTCAGATTCG GTGTCAAGAACAACGTCGACATGGTCTTCGCCAGCTTCATCCGCCGAAAGGAGGACATCCTGGCCATCCGCGAAGTGCTCGGAGAGGACGGCAAGGACATTCAGATCATCGCCAAGATCGAGAACCAGCAGGGAGTCAacaacttcgacgagattCTCAAGGTCACTGACGGTGTCATGGTCGCTCGTGGTGACTTGGGTATTGAGATCCCACCAGCTCAGGTCTTCATCGCACAGAAGATGATGATCACCAAGTGCAACATTGCCGGCAAGCCGGTCATTTGCGCCACACAGATGCTTGAGAGCATGACATACAACCCACGTCCAACACGTGCTGAAGTCAGCGATGTTGGCAACGCTGTTCTGGACGGTGCCGACTGTGTCATGCTGTCGGGAGAGACAGCCAAGGGTAACTACCCCAAGGAGGCTGTCACCATGATGAGCGACACTTGCTTGTTGGCAGAGGTCGCCATCCCATACATCAACGCATTCGACGAGCTCAAGCAGCTTGCACCACGACCAGTTCCTACCACCGAAAGTGTCGCAATGGCTGCCGTGTCCTCTTCTCTCGAGCAGAACGCAGGCGCCATCTTGGTGCTGACCACATCCGGAAGCACCGCGCGTCTTCTGTCGAAGTACCGCCCAGTTTGCCCG ATCATCATGGTCACCCGAAACGCCAGTGCCTCCCGCTACTCCCACCTCTACCGTGGCGTCTATCCCTTCCACTACGCACAAGAGAAGCCCGATTTCACCAAGACCCCCTGGCAAGAAGACGTTGACGCCCGTCTCAAGTGGGGCATCAAGAACGCCATCCGTCTGGGCGTGCTCAAGAAGGGCGACGCAGTCGTCTGTGTACAAGGCTGGAGAGGCGGAATGGGCCACACCAACACTATCCGTGTCGTGCCGGCCGAGGACGACTTGGGTCTCGATCAGAATGCTTAG